The Toxorhynchites rutilus septentrionalis strain SRP chromosome 1, ASM2978413v1, whole genome shotgun sequence genome contains the following window.
caacgactgtttatcatccttctgtcatcatcacccgttaaacactggtggaatgaacaaacaatactcaacaaccaaacaaaacggccctattcaggtccacctaatcattatcaaagagtttaacgatgtaattatccaaaatcaacagataacctaacggaatcctacgtcaattatgtggtcgtgtctcggacacaaccctcctgtgactttttttacttttatttaCTATCTATCTTTTCAACTCACTGTCGGTCAATTATCAATAAATTTTTCTTACAACTTTTTAACGTTCTTGTTGTTCCCTGGTTTCGGACTAAGTGGCCGAGTCAACCCAATCTATTCCTCTAAGCCACCTTCTTCCCTGTCCTCCAGCCCCTTTCCTCCTCCATTTCCTTTTTCCATTTCCTCCTGGAAAAACATCTGTCAATCCTGACAGATGTCTTTTTCGCCTGATGTCAAACTCGAAAATCCATTGACATTTTCGCTTCAATAAACACAACACACAATTTAATGTCGAATTGTGTGGCTAGGAACAATTGCACAACCCGATCAGATTACAGAATGGAACATTATGCTAATGTTTAATCAGATCGATCTCCGGCATAGGGATGTATAACTTTGCTTtcaccattttccattttcccatttgTAATTTGAGGGATTTAATATGACAAAATCTATTATTGTGACTtcgcaaatacaaatacaattttacgagcccaaattatttttattgggacATGTTAGgaatattggcgatctaacgcacaacgtaaacgatcggtgagacatctggattttgtttttgaactaataaAATGATGCaaaggtaacctaaaactcgaaaacaaatcacgtatattttacttccgggctttccaaggtagttctcacatgcaggaatcgtgcatttttctacttgtgtttgattgtgctcttgaatttccttctttaattcaaccattgtcaacatttttatagttttcactactgaaagaggtaaataaataacatgttatatataaaattgcgcagaattaaatttcttataaactcatcgcaatcaaataatcttttatgattataacattgtaatttatggaaagaactacaaaccttccataagctcacatggcaaaatttaaaaccatcatcactttcaccgcagcgccgcctaggtgtagatttgtacgttagatcgccaatactgTTCGAAATAAGTTGGAACGATGAAATTGCAGTTTCGCTCcagatttatatttcaaaattttttaacGGGTTATCATTTCCCTTTTACGCTGCTCATTGTGAGCGTACCTTCTACTCAGTTTACACTTCACCTGTCAAATCGACCCGGCAATCATTCACCCACACAGTGGCACTGAGGCTGCGCGATGCGCGCGTACTACCACTACCAAACAGTGCAAAAAATGCTCTCGTCGTGTGTTGGCCGTCGGACGGCAGTCCTTTTGACGCGTTGTTTTCATCAACATCGGTCTGTTACGGTTGAGCCAGTGGCAGCACGTTTCTCTTGCATCTTTGTCACCGCAGCGCAAGCACCGTGGTTTAGATTCGTACATAACAGTACTGGAAGCAACCGTAACTACGAACAGTCTAAAACGACGGGACCTACGTGTAGCAGGATGACCGGAGTCAAGAAGTATCAAATTGTCGAGCGCGGCGCACCAAATTCCACCGATTACCGAGTGTTTTTCAGTGAGTAACACTGTGCCAGCTAATTTAGTCTATGAGGGGGATGGATCTGATTTGGGTAAACTGGGTGAAAGGTTTATCCGAGAGTGCCAGTAGATTAGATAAAACCAGTTTACGTGTGTAGAAATAGCAATTTTGTTGGTTGCATAACCTCATTTTATTTTATCACGGGAATGATTGATTAGGTATCCTATTTCTCATTTCACTTTCTGACTTTCTGCTTGTTCCAAATAGTTTTCATGTCACATTGATATTGATTATGTTGAACTTCCAAATgacacttttcacatttcagATTATTAGTTGCGTGTTTCTCCGAGCGATAAACATCTAAATTTCTATGAAAAGAGTCCTACACAAGTCTCGTCTTATCAGTTGCGGCACGAGTCATTTATTTTCCTTTACAAGCACTGTTATCACCTCCGGTTGATCTCCGATCATTGCACGTGAAAGATAACATAGGTCTCATTTTTTGTAATTGGCGGTTAACTTACATGCCTGGAGAAATTGATGAATGATTGTGATCGATTTCGTCACATTTTTTTCGTCCCTAataaaataatgatgaaaaatgataATTGATGTCAATAATGCACTTGACAACGAATATTGTGTAATAAATGAGAGCAAGTGTAATTTGTTGAATTTGCTTTACACTGtaccgaaaacaaaatccattataatctattgaatttttcacttttccatAATATTCCGCAGAAACCATTGATGGCCAATCCGTCTCGCCACTCCATGACATTCCACTTTACGCGAACAATGCGAAGACGGTACTCAACATGGTTGTGGAAGTTCCACGTTGGACCAACGCTAAAATGGAGATAAGCCTCGGCGAAGGACTCAATCCGATCAAGCAGGATGTTAAGAAGGGAAAGTTACGATTCGTTGCCAACTGTTTCCCCCATCATGGTTACATCTGGAATTATGGTGCATTCCCTCAGACGTGGGAAAATCCGGACCATCTGGATCCAAACACCGGTTGCAAGGGTGACAACGATCCAATCGATGTGCTCGAAATCGGTTCTCGCATTGCGAAACGAGGCGATGTTTTGCAGGTAAAGATCCTTGGCACCGTCGCGCTGATCGATGAGGGTGAAACCGACTGGAAGATTCTCTCTATTAATGTAAACGATCCATTggctaatcaagtaaatgatgTTAACGACGTGGAGAAGGTGTTCCCGGGGCTGTTGAAGGCTACCATTGAATGGTTCAAAATCTACAAAATACCCGATGGAAAGCCGGAGAACCAATTTGCCTTTAACGGAGAAGCGAAGGACGCCGCGTTCGCGACCAAGGTTGTTGAGGAGACACACAGATTCTGGCAAACGTTGATCAATAAGGAAGTAGACGATACGGGCATCGCTTGGTAAGTGGGAGTAATATGAGACGCTTTAGAATTTGATTCATTTACTCTATATGTTGTAGTATCAACACTACGGTTGAGGGATCTCCTTATCTCGTGGCACCGGATGCTGCTGAAGAGATTCTCGCTAAGAGTTCTAATGGTGGTGAATCGGAACCCCAGAGCGAAGCAAGTGagtacttaatcaatatttcatATTTGCTCTAGGTGTTAGATTCAGTATAGA
Protein-coding sequences here:
- the LOC129775031 gene encoding inorganic pyrophosphatase isoform X1, with the translated sequence MLSSCVGRRTAVLLTRCFHQHRSVTVEPVAARFSCIFVTAAQAPWFRFVHNSTGSNRNYEQSKTTGPTCSRMTGVKKYQIVERGAPNSTDYRVFFKTIDGQSVSPLHDIPLYANNAKTVLNMVVEVPRWTNAKMEISLGEGLNPIKQDVKKGKLRFVANCFPHHGYIWNYGAFPQTWENPDHLDPNTGCKGDNDPIDVLEIGSRIAKRGDVLQVKILGTVALIDEGETDWKILSINVNDPLANQVNDVNDVEKVFPGLLKATIEWFKIYKIPDGKPENQFAFNGEAKDAAFATKVVEETHRFWQTLINKEVDDTGIACINTTVEGSPYLVAPDAAEEILAKSSNGGESEPQSEAIDKWHFREENSYSKL
- the LOC129775031 gene encoding inorganic pyrophosphatase isoform X2; its protein translation is MTGVKKYQIVERGAPNSTDYRVFFKTIDGQSVSPLHDIPLYANNAKTVLNMVVEVPRWTNAKMEISLGEGLNPIKQDVKKGKLRFVANCFPHHGYIWNYGAFPQTWENPDHLDPNTGCKGDNDPIDVLEIGSRIAKRGDVLQVKILGTVALIDEGETDWKILSINVNDPLANQVNDVNDVEKVFPGLLKATIEWFKIYKIPDGKPENQFAFNGEAKDAAFATKVVEETHRFWQTLINKEVDDTGIACINTTVEGSPYLVAPDAAEEILAKSSNGGESEPQSEAIDKWHYITLK